From Scatophagus argus isolate fScaArg1 chromosome 2, fScaArg1.pri, whole genome shotgun sequence, a single genomic window includes:
- the cep20 gene encoding lisH domain-containing protein FOPNL, with the protein MATITELKCAVRETLESRGVLGQLKARIRAEVFSALDDQREPRPPLSHENLLINELIREYLEFNKYKYTASVLTAESGQPEVPLDRQFLANELKITEDTSSKSVPLLYGLVSHFMNSSDNGGKVFLRGASLPSGTTASNAVPGPDD; encoded by the exons ATGGCGACCATCACAGAGCTCAAGTGTG CTGTGAGGGAAACACTGGAGTCCCGTGGTGTGCTGGGCCAACTGAAGGCTCGTATCCGGGCAGAGGTGTTCAGCGCCCTGGATGACCAGCGTGAACCTCGTCCGCCGCTTTCCCACGAAAACCTGCTCATCAACGAGCTCATTCGGGAGTATCTGGAGTTCAACAAGTACAAATACACGGCGTCAGTTTTGACAGCAG agTCAGGCCAACCTGAAGTTCCCTTGGACAGACAGTTCCTGGCAAATGAGCTGAAAATCACAGAGGATACAAGCTCCAAGTCTGT ACCTCTTCTCTACGGCTTGGTGAGCCACTTCATGAACAGCAGTGATAATGGTGGAAAAGTGTTTCTGCGGGGAGCCTCTCTGCCAAGTGGTACCACTGCCAGCAACGCAGTGCCTGGACCTGATGACTAA